One region of Tumebacillus amylolyticus genomic DNA includes:
- a CDS encoding nitrilase-related carbon-nitrogen hydrolase has translation MRNTSFLTAVVTAAPVYLDLRASLKKAIGLIAEAAENGAKLIVFGESWLPGYPYWVWLRSQPDQVELTLRMYYDSLTLDSEETQELCQAAREHNVHVVMGITEREGEKLYSSLLFVDNEGNIPLVHRKVRLTGPERMIWEPGTRDTMQVVPTELSILGGHLSWEDTMPGLADLFAANEELEREGEQVHITAYPGFTLGLDYSLGQGANAALAQAYALRTQAFVIAAATTVSPEIAHLVCRTDRDRELFTAGGGYAQVFEPNGAPLIFEDTTEGGLFYAVINPKLIRYANMIWDPTVSE, from the coding sequence ATGAGGAACACCTCGTTTCTGACAGCGGTCGTCACGGCAGCGCCGGTCTATCTCGATCTGCGTGCCTCTTTGAAAAAAGCAATCGGCCTGATTGCCGAAGCCGCGGAAAACGGTGCGAAGTTGATCGTGTTTGGGGAATCCTGGTTGCCGGGCTACCCGTATTGGGTGTGGCTGCGTTCGCAACCGGATCAAGTGGAATTGACGCTGCGTATGTACTATGACAGCTTGACTCTCGACAGTGAGGAGACCCAAGAACTCTGCCAAGCGGCTCGTGAACACAACGTTCATGTGGTGATGGGGATTACCGAGCGCGAAGGTGAGAAGCTGTACAGTTCCTTGCTGTTTGTCGATAACGAAGGCAACATCCCGCTCGTACACCGCAAAGTGCGGTTGACGGGGCCGGAGCGCATGATTTGGGAGCCGGGTACTCGTGACACGATGCAAGTCGTTCCGACGGAACTCAGCATCCTCGGCGGGCATCTGAGCTGGGAAGACACGATGCCGGGTCTTGCAGACCTCTTCGCGGCCAACGAAGAGCTGGAGCGAGAAGGCGAGCAAGTTCACATCACGGCGTATCCGGGCTTCACGCTGGGTCTGGACTACTCCTTGGGCCAAGGAGCCAACGCTGCGCTGGCACAGGCGTATGCGCTTCGTACGCAAGCGTTTGTCATCGCCGCTGCGACGACGGTGTCGCCGGAGATTGCGCATTTGGTTTGCCGCACAGACCGGGATCGTGAGTTGTTCACGGCGGGCGGCGGGTATGCACAGGTGTTTGAACCGAACGGGGCTCCGTTGATTTTTGAAGACACGACGGAGGGCGGGCTGTTCTACGCCGTCATCAACCCGAAGTTGATCCGTTATGCGAATATGATCTGGGACCCGACGGTCTCGGAGTAA
- a CDS encoding MazG-like family protein, protein MRNFQRNEVDIAKNIRMIEWLKTELLENVSGLFRGFLKGNESVLLDFLSNIVVFSYILARRVGIDFQELDRSVLQKVDRSIELGHEVEEWYGDLSGLQEHIKRKR, encoded by the coding sequence ATGCGTAACTTCCAACGCAACGAGGTCGACATTGCGAAGAACATCCGCATGATTGAGTGGCTCAAGACGGAGCTCTTGGAGAATGTCTCGGGGCTGTTTCGCGGCTTTTTGAAAGGCAATGAGAGCGTGTTGCTCGATTTTTTGTCCAACATCGTGGTGTTCAGCTACATTTTGGCGCGACGGGTCGGGATTGATTTTCAGGAGTTGGATCGGTCGGTGTTGCAAAAAGTGGACCGCAGCATCGAGTTGGGGCACGAGGTCGAGGAATGGTACGGCGACCTCAGCGGGTTGCAGGAACATATCAAACGCAAGCGCTGA
- a CDS encoding J domain-containing protein: MDHRPTTSWLAELEKTDWDSLGEEDLIDLYRTLSLLKRKVDDVLDEATAALSERWWRSIPPEEARTIRLLLKGARLTPATLQGIPELYPLLMLLDIADPQVVHLWAKLSPEVRAQRMEDLRRAMALTEVRRNTSAWEDESESRVLAYEVLGLTASATWDEIRKRYRELVSQHHPDRGGDLGLFRGIQKAYKLLEARFL; this comes from the coding sequence ATGGACCATAGACCTACCACTTCGTGGCTTGCGGAGTTGGAGAAGACGGATTGGGATTCTCTTGGGGAAGAGGATTTGATTGATTTGTATCGCACGCTGAGCCTGCTGAAACGTAAAGTCGATGACGTTCTGGACGAGGCTACGGCTGCTTTGTCGGAGCGTTGGTGGAGGTCGATTCCCCCGGAGGAGGCTCGAACGATTCGGTTGTTGCTGAAAGGGGCTCGTTTGACTCCGGCTACGTTGCAAGGAATTCCGGAACTGTATCCTCTGCTGATGTTGCTCGATATTGCGGACCCGCAGGTGGTGCATTTGTGGGCGAAGTTGTCGCCCGAGGTGCGAGCGCAACGAATGGAGGACTTGCGGAGGGCGATGGCGTTGACGGAGGTTCGGAGGAATACGTCTGCGTGGGAAGATGAGAGCGAGTCGAGAGTATTGGCGTATGAAGTGCTCGGACTGACCGCCTCTGCGACGTGGGACGAGATTCGGAAGCGGTACCGCGAGTTGGTATCCCAACACCATCCCGACCGTGGTGGCGATCTAGGATTGTTTCGCGGAATTCAAAAGGCGTACAAACTGCTCGAAGCCCGGTTTCTCTAA
- a CDS encoding response regulator gives MAKVMVVDDAAFMRMTLKAMLTNGGHEVVGEAENGLVAIKKYQELQPDIVTMDITMPEMDGIGAVRGIKQFDPGAKIVMCSAMGQQDMVITAIQAGARDFVVKPFNEERVLASIAKVLG, from the coding sequence ATGGCAAAAGTTATGGTTGTTGACGATGCAGCATTTATGAGAATGACGTTGAAAGCGATGCTCACCAACGGCGGACACGAAGTCGTCGGCGAAGCGGAGAACGGCCTGGTTGCCATCAAGAAATACCAAGAGCTTCAACCCGACATCGTGACGATGGACATCACGATGCCGGAGATGGACGGCATCGGGGCCGTGCGCGGGATCAAGCAATTCGACCCGGGTGCCAAGATCGTCATGTGCTCGGCGATGGGCCAGCAAGACATGGTCATCACGGCCATTCAAGCAGGAGCCCGCGATTTCGTCGTCAAACCGTTCAACGAAGAGCGCGTGTTGGCGTCGATTGCGAAAGTGCTCGGCTAG
- a CDS encoding GNAT family N-acetyltransferase: MNLKWHELTTPADPYLSTALDLYEAEFDEIVREPRDILLRGMHLQHTEAIRPNAFHFLIGLDTDDQDRVVALTITNYLSTANRGFIVYLAVHPGYRSHGLGGKLLHQLELLLQQDAARAGHAHLDGLVLETENDTDYERRRRFFERQGFQLVPDILYYQPALHPTTCAVPLKLFVKGPPDDLHTLIRAMYEEKYHLLNQIPLATLHQLLPR, translated from the coding sequence ATGAATCTCAAATGGCACGAACTCACCACCCCCGCAGACCCGTATCTCTCAACGGCTCTGGATCTCTACGAAGCCGAGTTTGACGAGATCGTCCGCGAGCCTCGCGACATCCTCTTGCGGGGGATGCATTTGCAACACACGGAAGCCATTCGACCGAATGCCTTTCACTTTCTCATCGGTCTCGACACAGACGACCAAGATCGCGTCGTAGCGCTCACCATCACCAACTACTTGAGCACGGCGAACCGAGGATTCATCGTCTACCTCGCCGTGCATCCGGGCTACAGAAGCCACGGACTCGGTGGGAAGTTGCTCCATCAACTGGAACTCCTCCTCCAGCAAGACGCAGCCCGTGCCGGGCACGCACATCTCGACGGCCTCGTGTTGGAAACGGAGAACGACACCGACTACGAGCGTCGTCGACGCTTTTTTGAACGACAGGGCTTTCAGCTCGTGCCCGACATCCTCTACTACCAGCCCGCACTTCATCCCACAACCTGCGCTGTCCCCCTCAAACTCTTCGTCAAAGGCCCCCCAGACGACCTCCACACCCTCATCCGCGCCATGTACGAGGAAAAATACCACCTCCTCAACCAAATCCCGCTCGCAACGCTCCACCAACTTCTCCCGCGCTAA
- a CDS encoding chemotaxis protein CheX — protein sequence MNEVITAILNSAIEGSASVFPFPLVTQKPSLIQNSFHMSATAVLIGVTGDLRGRFLLVAEDGVFSSVAESMYGMSLSGEMLSSFVGEIGNIVAGTMATKLSLRKFRVDITPPTVLSGTTNISGFKSAIQVPLEAGDRGLLTLLLIFEE from the coding sequence GTGAATGAGGTCATTACAGCGATCTTGAACTCGGCGATCGAGGGCTCCGCTTCCGTTTTTCCCTTTCCCCTCGTCACCCAGAAACCGAGTCTGATCCAAAACAGCTTCCACATGTCCGCGACCGCAGTCTTGATCGGGGTGACCGGCGATTTGAGAGGGCGTTTCCTCTTGGTTGCGGAGGATGGCGTTTTCAGCTCTGTAGCAGAAAGTATGTACGGCATGAGCCTCTCCGGGGAGATGTTAAGCTCCTTCGTCGGAGAGATCGGCAATATCGTAGCCGGGACGATGGCGACCAAGTTGTCGTTGCGCAAATTCCGCGTGGACATCACGCCCCCGACCGTACTCAGCGGCACGACGAACATTTCCGGTTTCAAGTCAGCCATTCAGGTTCCCTTGGAAGCCGGGGACAGAGGGCTGTTGACACTATTACTAATTTTCGAGGAGTAG
- the rplI gene encoding 50S ribosomal protein L9 → MKVIFLQDVKGQGKKGETKEVSTGYAHNFLFSKGLAVEATADNLNKQKIAKDGEARRAAQVLAEAKELAEQFKELSITIKTKSGEGGRVFGAVSSKQIADALKDQKKINLDKRKILLDDAIKSLGTTVVTVKLHPEVTAELRVQVVAE, encoded by the coding sequence ATGAAAGTTATCTTTCTGCAAGATGTAAAAGGCCAAGGTAAAAAAGGTGAAACCAAGGAAGTGTCCACGGGATACGCGCACAACTTCCTTTTTAGTAAAGGTCTGGCCGTCGAAGCGACCGCCGACAATCTCAACAAACAGAAAATCGCCAAGGACGGCGAAGCACGCCGTGCCGCGCAAGTGCTCGCAGAAGCGAAGGAATTGGCGGAGCAATTTAAGGAACTGTCGATCACCATCAAGACCAAGTCCGGTGAAGGCGGTCGCGTCTTTGGCGCCGTTTCGTCCAAGCAAATTGCGGACGCGCTGAAAGACCAAAAGAAAATCAATCTCGACAAACGAAAAATTCTCCTGGACGACGCCATCAAGTCGCTTGGCACCACTGTGGTGACCGTGAAATTGCACCCGGAAGTGACCGCTGAATTGCGCGTACAGGTAGTTGCGGAGTAA
- a CDS encoding adenylosuccinate synthase yields the protein MATVVVVGTQWGDEGKGKITDYLAEKAGVVARYQGGNNAGHTIWIEGIEYKLHLIPSGIFYPEKICVVGNGMVVNPKALVSELNYLKDKGVSTHGLRISDRAHLVLPYHLKLDELEEESKGDAKIGTTKKGIGPAYMDKAARIGIRMVDLLDSEEFAFALKRNLKLKNDLLVKLYGAEPFDYEEIFNEYMGYAEILRPYVTDTSVVLNEEIDKGTDILFEGAQASMLDIDQGTYPYVTSSNPAAGGVTIGSGVGPTKIDKVVGVVKAYSTRVGDGPFPTELLDETGDFIRNQGREFGTTTGRARRCGWFDALVVRHARRVSGLDGMALTRIDILTGLEELKVCVGYDYNGETLRETPTSLKVLGQCKPIYETLPGWSEDISGVRSYDELPENAKNYIRKLEEVTGVQLAILSVGPGREQTIPVVELY from the coding sequence ATGGCAACTGTTGTTGTTGTCGGCACCCAATGGGGCGACGAAGGCAAAGGTAAAATCACGGACTATCTGGCGGAGAAAGCTGGTGTTGTTGCGCGTTACCAAGGTGGCAACAATGCAGGGCACACGATCTGGATCGAAGGCATTGAGTACAAACTGCACTTGATCCCGTCCGGGATTTTCTACCCGGAGAAGATCTGCGTTGTCGGTAACGGCATGGTGGTGAACCCGAAAGCCCTCGTCAGCGAACTGAACTACTTGAAGGACAAAGGCGTCTCGACCCACGGTCTTCGTATATCCGACCGCGCGCATCTCGTCCTCCCGTACCATCTCAAGTTGGATGAGTTGGAAGAGGAGAGCAAGGGCGACGCGAAAATCGGCACCACGAAAAAGGGCATCGGCCCGGCCTACATGGACAAAGCCGCACGTATCGGCATCCGTATGGTCGACCTGCTCGACAGCGAAGAGTTTGCGTTCGCACTCAAGCGCAACCTCAAGCTGAAAAACGACCTGCTCGTGAAACTCTACGGCGCAGAACCGTTCGACTATGAAGAGATCTTCAACGAATACATGGGCTATGCAGAGATTCTGCGCCCGTATGTCACCGATACTTCGGTTGTCTTGAACGAAGAGATCGACAAAGGCACCGACATCCTGTTCGAAGGCGCTCAAGCTTCCATGCTCGACATCGACCAAGGGACCTACCCGTACGTCACTTCGTCGAACCCAGCTGCCGGCGGCGTCACCATCGGCTCCGGCGTTGGCCCGACCAAGATCGACAAAGTCGTCGGCGTAGTCAAAGCGTACTCCACCCGCGTGGGCGACGGCCCGTTCCCGACCGAACTGCTCGATGAGACCGGTGATTTCATCCGCAACCAAGGTCGCGAATTCGGCACCACCACCGGCCGCGCACGTCGTTGCGGCTGGTTCGACGCTCTCGTCGTCCGTCACGCGCGTCGTGTATCCGGTCTGGACGGCATGGCGTTGACCCGTATCGACATCCTCACCGGCCTGGAAGAACTGAAAGTGTGCGTCGGCTACGACTACAACGGGGAAACCCTGCGTGAGACCCCGACTTCGCTGAAAGTGCTCGGCCAGTGCAAACCGATCTACGAAACGCTGCCGGGTTGGAGCGAAGACATCTCGGGCGTTCGTTCTTACGACGAACTGCCGGAGAACGCGAAAAATTACATCCGCAAGCTCGAAGAAGTCACCGGCGTGCAACTCGCCATCCTCTCGGTCGGTCCGGGCCGTGAGCAGACGATTCCGGTTGTGGAGCTGTACTAA
- the lonC gene encoding Lon family ATP-dependent protease, whose translation MIKKLLTKLNRIPGSKLHEKLENEEAVRRQVTALFGVLSSVYGPDKLVLRAGKLDALGLMRSSSLDDRVLALQRIVFENPGLEERPTPERIPEILNEVEEALADFLARKSVEEDIERRVTDRMQEKHEEYIKEIRTQLVKEQSGPENAQTLKKYARLEKLETVKLSKSMFEAVRPQAMEQIVGQEQAKRALLSKLASPFPQHILIYGPPGVGKTTAARIALQEAARLASTPFLANAPFVEVDGTTLRWDPRDITNPLLGSVHDPIYQGARRDFADTAVPEPKPGLVTDAHGGILFIDEIGELDAMLQNKLLKVLEDKRVSFDSPYYDPDDVNVPKYIKKLFEEGAPADFVLIGATTRDPSEINPALRSRCAEIFFEPLVPDQVETIVMEAADRLEVSLEAEVAQTIARYTIEGRKAVNLLADAHGLAVYRAGATAEEAVSISQHDIDEVLRMNRMVPFVKDRETVQSEIGKIYGLGVAGFLGSVLEIEAVAYPAVEAGKGRMRFNDTAGSMAKDSVFNAAAVLRRITGKDLQDYDIHVNVVGGGRIDGPSAGVAITMAIYSALTEKPIPQNLAITGEVSIQGKVKPVGGVFEKIFGARQAGVTQVLVPYDNRRDVPTETGDVNVHCVQTIDEVLELVFAEQNQTIIAS comes from the coding sequence ATGATCAAAAAACTGCTTACGAAACTCAATCGAATTCCCGGCAGTAAACTTCATGAAAAGTTGGAGAACGAAGAGGCGGTCCGTCGTCAGGTAACCGCTCTGTTTGGGGTTCTGAGCAGTGTCTATGGACCGGACAAATTGGTTTTGCGTGCGGGCAAACTCGATGCTCTTGGCTTGATGCGTTCGTCGAGCCTCGATGATCGAGTGCTTGCGTTGCAACGAATTGTCTTTGAGAACCCCGGACTGGAGGAGCGCCCGACGCCGGAGCGCATCCCGGAGATCTTGAATGAAGTCGAAGAGGCGCTCGCCGACTTCCTCGCCCGCAAAAGCGTGGAGGAAGACATCGAGCGCCGTGTCACCGACCGCATGCAGGAGAAGCATGAGGAGTACATCAAGGAAATTCGCACGCAACTTGTCAAGGAACAATCGGGCCCCGAGAACGCGCAGACGTTGAAAAAGTACGCACGTCTCGAAAAGCTCGAAACGGTCAAACTCTCCAAGTCGATGTTCGAAGCGGTTCGCCCGCAAGCGATGGAGCAGATCGTCGGCCAAGAGCAGGCGAAACGCGCGTTGCTTTCCAAATTGGCAAGTCCGTTCCCGCAACACATCTTGATCTACGGACCGCCGGGCGTCGGCAAGACGACCGCGGCGCGCATTGCGTTGCAAGAAGCGGCTCGTCTGGCTTCGACCCCGTTTTTGGCGAATGCGCCGTTCGTAGAAGTGGACGGTACGACGCTGCGTTGGGACCCGCGGGACATCACGAACCCGTTGCTGGGCTCTGTTCACGACCCGATCTACCAAGGGGCACGCCGCGACTTTGCAGACACGGCCGTTCCTGAACCGAAGCCGGGCCTCGTGACCGATGCGCATGGCGGAATTTTGTTCATCGACGAAATCGGAGAACTCGATGCCATGTTGCAGAACAAGCTCTTGAAAGTGTTGGAAGACAAGCGCGTGTCGTTCGATTCGCCGTACTATGACCCGGATGATGTCAACGTGCCGAAGTATATCAAGAAATTGTTCGAAGAGGGCGCACCGGCAGACTTCGTGCTGATCGGGGCGACGACTCGCGATCCGTCGGAGATCAATCCGGCGCTTCGTTCGCGCTGTGCGGAGATCTTTTTCGAGCCGTTGGTGCCGGACCAAGTCGAGACGATCGTCATGGAAGCGGCAGATCGTCTGGAAGTAAGTCTCGAAGCAGAAGTGGCTCAGACGATTGCTCGTTATACGATCGAAGGTCGTAAGGCGGTCAACTTGCTGGCAGACGCGCACGGACTCGCGGTGTATCGTGCAGGGGCTACGGCGGAAGAGGCTGTGTCGATTTCCCAACACGACATCGACGAAGTTCTGCGCATGAACCGCATGGTGCCTTTCGTGAAGGACCGTGAGACGGTGCAGTCTGAGATCGGCAAGATCTACGGACTGGGCGTTGCCGGGTTCTTGGGCTCTGTCTTGGAAATTGAGGCGGTTGCTTATCCTGCGGTGGAAGCGGGCAAGGGCCGGATGCGTTTTAACGACACGGCAGGCTCGATGGCGAAGGACTCTGTGTTCAACGCCGCAGCCGTTTTGCGCCGCATCACGGGCAAGGATTTGCAAGACTACGACATCCACGTCAACGTCGTCGGCGGGGGCCGCATCGACGGGCCGTCTGCCGGTGTGGCGATCACGATGGCGATCTACTCGGCCTTGACGGAGAAACCGATTCCGCAGAACCTTGCGATCACGGGGGAAGTCTCCATCCAAGGCAAAGTGAAACCGGTCGGCGGGGTGTTCGAAAAAATATTCGGTGCTCGTCAAGCCGGTGTCACCCAAGTCTTGGTGCCGTACGACAACCGTCGTGACGTGCCGACGGAGACGGGCGACGTCAATGTACACTGTGTACAAACGATCGACGAGGTGTTGGAACTCGTCTTCGCTGAGCAAAACCAAACGATCATTGCGAGCTAA
- a CDS encoding NAD(P)/FAD-dependent oxidoreductase, producing the protein MSQTQFDAIVVGARCAGSTAAYYLSRAGYRVLLVDRTFFPSDVLSTHTLFNNTVDTLRDMGVLDKLLETDTPVVNGCRFQFDDAVIEGNMPLYNGESASYCFRRTYFDQILLDHARAQEGVTALEGFRVTETLEENGTVIGVRGHLRDGDVQEFRAKIVIGADGRVSTIRKQVEAQLKFSTPTDYGTYYGYFANLPAHPHSYLEIYQLGIPRAYIFPTSDGHHIVAACFPLADKDLIQLFKKEPEKTLRDYMTNFMGETNIPERLEKAVLAEPIKGILDFDNHWYQGMGKGWALTGDAICFKDPGMGQGMHDAIFGARILANVLSRYEDWAANWEEMSNAYQQEIESEFMVRFQMCCQITKAVAFPPEEQAKNRAIAANPQATQAFLGLYNYAHEPHEIEAAFHTTNA; encoded by the coding sequence ATGTCACAAACTCAATTTGACGCCATTGTCGTCGGAGCCCGTTGTGCAGGGTCGACGGCGGCTTATTATCTTTCGCGTGCCGGATACCGCGTGTTGCTCGTAGACCGTACGTTTTTCCCAAGCGATGTCCTCTCGACGCACACGTTGTTCAACAACACCGTCGATACCCTGCGCGACATGGGCGTGCTCGACAAGCTCTTGGAAACGGACACTCCGGTTGTGAACGGGTGCCGGTTCCAGTTTGACGACGCCGTGATCGAGGGCAACATGCCGCTCTACAACGGCGAGTCGGCCAGCTATTGCTTCCGCCGAACCTACTTCGATCAGATTCTGCTCGACCATGCCCGCGCTCAGGAGGGGGTCACAGCGCTGGAAGGCTTCCGCGTAACGGAGACCCTTGAAGAAAACGGCACCGTCATCGGCGTGCGCGGTCATTTGCGAGACGGCGATGTTCAGGAATTTCGTGCCAAGATCGTCATCGGAGCGGACGGCCGTGTCTCCACCATTCGCAAACAAGTGGAAGCGCAACTGAAATTCTCCACGCCGACCGACTATGGAACTTACTACGGCTACTTCGCAAATCTCCCGGCGCATCCCCATTCCTACTTGGAAATCTACCAACTCGGCATCCCGCGTGCGTACATTTTCCCGACGTCGGATGGTCATCACATCGTCGCCGCTTGTTTCCCGCTCGCAGACAAAGACCTGATTCAGCTCTTCAAAAAGGAGCCGGAGAAGACCTTGCGCGACTACATGACGAACTTCATGGGGGAGACGAACATCCCGGAACGTCTGGAAAAAGCCGTGCTCGCCGAGCCGATCAAAGGCATCCTCGACTTCGACAACCACTGGTACCAAGGCATGGGCAAGGGCTGGGCGCTGACCGGAGACGCGATCTGTTTCAAAGACCCGGGGATGGGGCAGGGGATGCACGACGCCATTTTCGGCGCACGAATTCTCGCCAACGTCCTCTCTCGTTATGAAGATTGGGCGGCGAACTGGGAAGAGATGTCCAACGCCTACCAACAGGAGATCGAATCTGAATTCATGGTGCGCTTCCAAATGTGCTGCCAGATCACCAAAGCGGTCGCATTCCCGCCGGAGGAGCAAGCGAAAAACCGCGCCATCGCCGCGAACCCGCAAGCGACGCAAGCGTTCCTCGGCCTCTACAACTACGCCCACGAACCTCATGAGATCGAAGCGGCATTTCACACGACCAACGCCTAA
- a CDS encoding polysaccharide deacetylase family protein: protein MRWRWGIPFIVVLAMLLTILPVHAAVINEGGADPIWIAVNDELLTFPDAQPELHDGVTYAPVRFVAEAMHANLQWVPGTNITQVYKNGRHVTFDTPHSVVKTDDGTNHEVPLYIQNDRLMAPTRLLSEGLGYTVSYLESGPITRIKDSTAKRSDEELASIYQDRIDQEKAKWEEEHKPPQPPPVPEPPKPDKVVYLTFDDGPNEYTARILDTLKSAGVTATFFVLGPQIQSHQDLAKRMVEDGYSVGLHGMTHDSSKIYRSAQTVVNEMEDCNTILTNVTGLRSAIMRVPYGSKPWMPQNYRDATVNAGYHMWDWNVDSYDSKSATRTAQETYGEVTRQVPGKKEAVILMHDKKTTADALPNIIQWLKDNGYSFERIYGSTPPVNFWNDAR, encoded by the coding sequence ATGAGATGGAGATGGGGAATTCCATTCATCGTCGTACTTGCCATGCTGCTCACGATCTTGCCTGTCCATGCCGCTGTCATCAACGAGGGAGGTGCCGATCCGATCTGGATCGCCGTGAACGACGAGCTTCTGACGTTCCCGGATGCACAGCCGGAACTTCATGATGGCGTCACGTACGCTCCGGTTCGCTTCGTCGCCGAGGCGATGCACGCCAACCTCCAATGGGTACCCGGCACCAACATCACCCAAGTTTACAAAAACGGCCGCCACGTCACGTTCGACACGCCTCATTCTGTCGTGAAAACGGATGACGGCACCAACCACGAAGTCCCGCTCTACATCCAAAACGACCGCCTGATGGCACCAACCCGCCTGCTCAGTGAGGGGCTCGGGTACACCGTCTCCTACCTCGAATCCGGCCCGATCACCCGAATCAAGGACAGCACCGCCAAACGCAGCGACGAAGAGTTGGCCTCCATATACCAAGACCGCATCGACCAAGAAAAAGCCAAATGGGAAGAAGAGCACAAGCCCCCACAACCGCCACCCGTCCCCGAACCTCCCAAGCCGGACAAAGTCGTCTACTTGACGTTTGACGACGGTCCGAATGAATACACCGCCAGAATTCTCGACACGTTGAAATCGGCAGGTGTCACGGCGACGTTCTTCGTCCTCGGCCCGCAGATTCAATCGCACCAAGACCTCGCCAAACGCATGGTGGAGGACGGCTACTCGGTCGGTTTGCACGGGATGACGCACGATTCCAGCAAGATCTACCGCTCTGCGCAGACTGTCGTGAACGAGATGGAAGACTGCAACACGATCCTCACCAACGTCACCGGCCTGCGCAGTGCGATCATGAGGGTTCCGTACGGCAGCAAGCCGTGGATGCCGCAGAACTATCGAGATGCGACCGTCAACGCCGGCTACCACATGTGGGACTGGAACGTTGACTCCTACGACTCGAAGTCCGCGACCCGCACCGCCCAAGAAACCTACGGTGAAGTCACCCGCCAAGTCCCCGGCAAAAAAGAAGCTGTCATCCTCATGCACGACAAAAAAACGACAGCCGACGCGCTGCCGAACATCATTCAATGGCTCAAAGACAACGGCTACAGCTTCGAGCGCATCTACGGAAGCACCCCGCCGGTCAACTTCTGGAACGACGCCAGATGA
- the dnaB gene encoding replicative DNA helicase codes for MQEELLERVPPQHIEAEQAVLGAVMLEADAIVTVQEMLQVPDFYRKSHQLIYEAILLLAESGEPVDVVTISKTLADNGQIEEIGGVAYLANLANSVPTAANVDHYASIVKEKSVLRRLINTATKIASTGYAGGDVNEMISDAEKKIMEISQAGSFNKGFTQIKDVLLDTFERIEFLYNNRGGVSGISSGYPDLDKMTNGFNRSDLIILAARPAVGKTAFALNLATNVAARAGQTVAIFSLEMGKEQLVQRILCAEANIDAGRMRSGMLDEDDWPKLTMAVGSLSETPIFIDDTPGITVHDIRAKCRRLKAEHGIGLVLIDYLQLISGNGRTDNRQQEVSEISRTLKLIARELDVTVIALSQLSRSVEQRQDKRPMMSDLRESGSIEQDADIVSFLYRDDYYNPESERKNIVEFIIAKQRSGPTGTVELVFLKNFNKFVSLERAPGA; via the coding sequence ATGCAAGAAGAATTACTGGAACGGGTTCCTCCCCAGCATATCGAGGCGGAGCAGGCGGTGCTTGGCGCTGTCATGCTTGAAGCGGACGCAATCGTCACCGTGCAAGAGATGTTGCAGGTGCCGGACTTCTATCGCAAGTCCCACCAGCTGATCTACGAAGCGATTCTTCTGCTCGCCGAGTCGGGCGAGCCGGTGGATGTTGTCACCATATCGAAGACGCTTGCAGACAACGGACAGATTGAAGAAATTGGCGGGGTCGCGTACCTCGCCAATTTGGCGAACAGCGTTCCGACAGCGGCCAACGTCGACCACTACGCGTCGATTGTGAAGGAAAAGTCGGTTCTGCGCCGACTGATCAACACGGCGACCAAGATCGCCTCCACCGGATACGCCGGCGGCGATGTCAACGAAATGATCAGCGACGCGGAAAAAAAGATCATGGAGATCTCCCAAGCCGGGAGTTTCAACAAAGGCTTCACGCAGATCAAAGACGTTCTGCTCGATACGTTTGAGCGCATCGAGTTTCTCTATAACAACCGAGGCGGGGTCTCCGGAATTTCGTCCGGCTACCCGGATTTGGACAAGATGACGAACGGATTCAACCGCTCCGACTTGATCATCCTCGCGGCCCGTCCGGCGGTCGGGAAGACCGCATTTGCCCTGAACTTGGCGACGAACGTCGCGGCACGAGCGGGGCAGACGGTCGCGATTTTTTCGCTTGAGATGGGCAAGGAGCAGTTGGTGCAGCGTATCTTGTGCGCCGAGGCCAACATCGACGCGGGGCGGATGCGTTCCGGGATGTTGGACGAGGACGACTGGCCGAAGTTGACGATGGCGGTCGGCTCGCTTTCGGAGACGCCGATTTTTATCGACGACACGCCGGGGATTACGGTGCATGACATCCGGGCGAAGTGCCGCCGTTTGAAAGCGGAGCATGGGATCGGGCTGGTGCTGATCGACTACTTGCAGTTGATTTCAGGGAACGGTCGTACGGACAACCGTCAGCAGGAAGTCTCGGAAATTTCGCGGACGCTGAAGTTGATCGCCCGTGAATTGGACGTGACGGTCATCGCGTTGTCGCAGCTCTCGCGTTCTGTCGAGCAACGTCAGGACAAGCGTCCGATGATGTCCGACTTGCGTGAGTCCGGGTCGATCGAGCAGGATGCCGATATTGTTTCCTTTCTGTATCGCGACGATTACTACAACCCGGAATCGGAGCGCAAGAACATCGTTGAATTTATCATCGCCAAGCAGCGTTCCGGTCCTACGGGGACGGTTGAATTGGTGTTCTTGAAAAACTTCAACAAATTCGTATCGCTGGAAAGGGCGCCAGGAGCATGA